The Paenibacillus sp. FSL R7-0204 genome includes a region encoding these proteins:
- a CDS encoding adenylosuccinate synthase, protein MSTVVVVGTQWGDEGKGKITDFLAESADVVARYQGGNNAGHTILIDGKKFKLSLIPSGVFYKEKTCVIGNGMVINPEALIQEINYIHDNGFDTKNLVISDRAHVIMPYHMVLDALEEDRKGPNKIGTTRKGIGPCYMDKAARNGIRIADLMDAEEFELRLRPLMEEKNQVITQVYGAEPLNVEEILTKYLEYAEVLRGYVTDTSVVLNDAIDADSRVLFEGAQGVMLDIDQGTYPFVTSSNPSAGGVCIGSGVGPSKIKQVIGVAKSYTTRVGDGPFPTELNDATGDYIRETGHEYGTVTGRARRVGWFDSVVVRHARRVSGITGLSLNSLDVLSGLETVKICTGYKYRGDIITHYPASLKMLAECEAVYEELPGWSEDITGAKTLEDLPANTRKYVERVSELTGIPISIFSVGRNREQTNQVLPIYI, encoded by the coding sequence ATGTCAACGGTAGTCGTCGTGGGAACACAATGGGGAGACGAAGGCAAAGGCAAGATCACGGATTTTCTGGCGGAAAGTGCAGATGTGGTCGCCCGGTATCAAGGGGGGAACAATGCCGGTCACACGATTCTGATTGACGGAAAGAAGTTCAAGCTGAGCTTGATTCCATCTGGTGTATTTTATAAAGAGAAGACTTGTGTTATCGGCAACGGAATGGTTATCAACCCGGAAGCGCTGATCCAAGAAATTAATTATATTCATGACAATGGCTTCGATACGAAGAACCTGGTAATCAGCGATCGTGCCCATGTCATTATGCCTTATCATATGGTGCTGGATGCACTTGAGGAAGACCGCAAAGGACCGAACAAAATCGGTACAACACGCAAGGGGATTGGCCCGTGCTACATGGATAAGGCTGCCCGTAACGGCATCCGGATTGCCGATCTGATGGACGCTGAGGAGTTCGAGCTGAGACTTCGTCCACTGATGGAAGAGAAGAATCAGGTGATCACTCAGGTATATGGCGCTGAGCCGCTGAATGTGGAAGAGATTCTGACCAAATATCTGGAGTATGCAGAAGTGCTGCGCGGCTATGTAACTGACACTTCGGTGGTGCTGAATGATGCGATTGATGCGGATTCCCGGGTGCTGTTCGAAGGTGCGCAGGGCGTGATGCTCGATATCGACCAGGGAACTTATCCGTTCGTTACTTCATCGAATCCATCAGCTGGCGGCGTCTGCATCGGCTCGGGCGTGGGCCCGTCCAAGATTAAACAGGTTATCGGTGTGGCGAAGTCTTATACTACCCGCGTCGGCGACGGCCCGTTCCCTACAGAGCTGAACGATGCGACCGGTGATTATATCCGCGAGACCGGGCATGAGTACGGAACAGTAACCGGACGCGCCCGCCGCGTAGGCTGGTTCGACAGTGTAGTGGTGCGTCACGCCCGCCGCGTCAGCGGAATCACCGGCCTGTCGCTGAACTCGCTGGACGTTCTGAGCGGTCTTGAGACTGTGAAGATCTGCACCGGCTACAAGTACCGTGGAGATATTATCACACATTACCCGGCAAGCCTGAAAATGCTGGCAGAATGTGAAGCGGTCTACGAGGAGCTTCCAGGCTGGAGTGAGGACATCACTGGGGCGAAGACGCTGGAGGATTTGCCGGCCAACACACGCAAATACGTGGAACGTGTATCGGAGCTGACGGGGATTCCAATCTCGATCTTCTCTGTAGGCCGCAACCGTGAACAGACTAATCAAGTACTGCCAATCTATATCTAG
- the dnaB gene encoding replicative DNA helicase has product MGGDLFFDRVPPQNLEAEQAVLGAVLLSDEALITAMERVNTEDFYDKPHQMIFEAMVQLGEESQPIDLITLTSRLQDKGELEDIGGVSYLAKLAHAVPTAANVDYYAQIIEEKAMLRRLIRTATQIVSEGYTGGEDVGIMLSDAERRILEISNRRSGSGFIAIRDVLMQVFDRVELLHQNKGGTSGIPTGFVDLDHMTNGFQRNDLIIVAARPSVGKTAFALNIAQNVAVRAKETVAIFSLEMSAPQLVQRMICAEANLDANIMRTGDFKSDDDWSKLTMGIQSLSESEIYIDDTPGITVTDIRAKCRRLKKEKGLGMIVIDYLQLIQGRGKAGENRQQEVSEISRTLKQIARELDVPVIALSQLSRGVEQRQDKRPMMSDLRESGSIEQDADIVAFLYRDDYYNQDTEKKNIIEIIIAKQRNGPVGTVELVFLKNFNKFVNYERAHAEPFAG; this is encoded by the coding sequence ATGGGTGGAGATCTCTTTTTCGATCGGGTTCCCCCGCAGAATCTGGAGGCAGAACAGGCCGTACTGGGTGCCGTTCTACTATCGGATGAAGCGCTAATTACCGCGATGGAGCGGGTGAATACCGAAGACTTCTACGACAAACCGCATCAGATGATATTTGAGGCGATGGTGCAGCTCGGAGAAGAGAGCCAGCCGATTGACCTGATTACATTGACATCCCGGCTCCAGGATAAGGGGGAGCTTGAGGATATCGGCGGGGTCAGCTATCTGGCGAAGCTGGCACATGCGGTGCCGACTGCGGCCAACGTCGATTATTACGCCCAGATCATTGAAGAAAAGGCGATGCTGCGGCGGCTAATCCGCACAGCCACGCAGATTGTCAGCGAAGGCTATACCGGCGGCGAAGATGTGGGCATTATGCTGAGTGACGCCGAGCGGCGAATCCTGGAGATCTCGAACCGCCGCAGCGGCAGCGGGTTCATTGCCATTCGCGATGTGCTCATGCAGGTATTCGACCGGGTAGAGCTGCTCCATCAGAATAAAGGCGGAACCTCGGGGATTCCGACCGGGTTCGTTGACCTTGACCATATGACGAACGGCTTCCAGCGTAATGACTTAATTATTGTGGCGGCCCGTCCTTCCGTCGGGAAGACGGCCTTTGCCCTGAATATCGCGCAAAACGTGGCGGTACGGGCGAAGGAGACGGTAGCCATCTTCAGTCTGGAAATGTCGGCGCCCCAGCTGGTTCAGCGTATGATCTGCGCAGAGGCCAATCTGGACGCCAATATTATGCGTACCGGTGATTTCAAGAGCGATGATGACTGGTCCAAGCTCACGATGGGCATCCAGTCGCTGTCCGAGTCCGAAATCTACATCGACGACACCCCGGGCATCACGGTTACCGATATCCGGGCGAAATGCCGCCGGCTCAAGAAGGAAAAGGGACTCGGAATGATTGTCATCGACTACCTGCAGCTGATCCAGGGCCGGGGCAAGGCCGGCGAGAACCGCCAGCAGGAGGTATCGGAAATCTCCCGTACCCTGAAGCAGATTGCCCGTGAGCTTGACGTTCCCGTCATTGCCCTGTCCCAGCTAAGCCGCGGTGTGGAGCAGCGCCAGGACAAACGGCCGATGATGAGTGACCTTCGTGAATCAGGCTCTATCGAGCAGGATGCCGATATCGTAGCGTTCCTGTACCGTGATGATTATTATAATCAGGATACCGAGAAGAAGAATATTATCGAAATTATTATCGCCAAGCAGCGTAACGGTCCGGTAGGGACGGTGGAGCTTGTGTTCCTTAAGAACTTCAACAAGTTCGTCAACTACGAGCGGGCCCATGCAGAACCATTTGCAGGTTAG
- the rplI gene encoding 50S ribosomal protein L9 encodes MKVIFLKDVKGQGKKGQVKEVSEGYAANFLLPRGLVRPATDGNVKTLENQAAAEQRRKDQEKEEAVRLGKKLDELTLTLKAKAGEGGRLFGAITSKQIGEALAATQGIVIDKRKIELSDSIRHVGTFQVTVKLHTEVKANLTVQVTEE; translated from the coding sequence ATGAAGGTCATATTCTTGAAGGATGTTAAGGGTCAAGGCAAGAAGGGACAGGTTAAAGAGGTGTCGGAGGGCTATGCAGCCAATTTCCTGCTGCCGCGCGGGCTGGTTCGTCCGGCTACAGACGGCAATGTGAAGACACTGGAGAACCAGGCAGCAGCCGAACAGCGCCGCAAGGACCAGGAGAAGGAGGAAGCGGTACGGCTGGGCAAGAAGCTGGATGAGCTGACCCTGACCTTGAAGGCCAAAGCAGGTGAAGGCGGCCGTCTCTTCGGCGCTATCACCAGCAAGCAGATCGGCGAGGCACTGGCAGCTACCCAGGGGATCGTAATCGACAAGCGCAAAATTGAGCTGAGCGATTCGATCCGCCATGTAGGCACGTTCCAGGTAACGGTAAAGCTGCATACTGAAGTAAAGGCTAACCTCACGGTTCAGGTAACGGAGGAGTAG